From one Triticum aestivum cultivar Chinese Spring chromosome 4B, IWGSC CS RefSeq v2.1, whole genome shotgun sequence genomic stretch:
- the LOC123090542 gene encoding monodehydroascorbate reductase 3, cytosolic yields the protein MASGKHFKYIVLGGGVSGGYAAREFAKQGVQPGELAIISKEAVAPYERPALSKAYLFPQSPARLPGFHVCVGSGGERLLPEWYSEKGIELILSTEIVKADLPSKTLTSAAGATFTYEILLIATGSSVIKLSDFGTQGADSNNILYLREIDDADNLYAAIQAKKGGKAVVVGGGYIGLELSAVLKMNDLDVTMVFPEPWCMPRLFTAEIAAFYESYYTNKGVKILKGTIAVGFDADANGDVTAVKLKDGSVLEADIVVVGVGGRPLTTLFKGQVAEEKGGIKTDAFFETSVPGVYAVGDVATFPMKIYNDERRVEHVDHSRKSAEQAVKAIKGKEAGSAVEEYDYLPYFYSRSFDLSWQFYGDNVGDAILFGDADPGSAKPKFGSYWVKDGKCVGAFLEGGSPDENAAIAKLARAQLPAASPDELKAAGLQFASKI from the exons ATGGCGTCCGGGAAGCACTTCAAGTACATCGTCCTCGGCGGCGGCGTCTCCGGG GGGTACGCGGCGCGGGAGTTCGCCAAACAGGGGGTGCAGCCGGGGGAGCTCGCCATCATCTCCAAGGAGGCA GTGGCTCCTTACGAGCGCCCTGCCCTCAGCAAGGCATACCTGTTCCCTCAGA GTCCTGCAAGATTGCCAGGATTCCATGTGTGCGTGGGAAGTGGAGGCGAGAGGCTCCTGCCTGAATGGTACTCAGAGAAAG GCATCGAGCTTATCCTGAGCACTGAAATTGTCAAAGCTGATCTTCCTTCCAAGACTCTGACTAGTGCAGCTGGAGCAACCTTTACATACGAGATCTTGCTAATTGCTACTGGCTCCTCA gtcattaaGCTCTCTGATTTTGGCACTCAAGGAGCTGATTCTAACAACATTCTGTACCTGAGGGAAATTGACGACGCAGACAACCTGTATGCAGCTATCCAAGCAAAGAAGGGTGGGAAGGCAGTGGTGGTTGGTGGAGGTTACATTGGCCTTGAACTAAGCGCAGTATTGAAGATGAACGATCTTGATGTGACTATGGTGTTCCCTGAACCTTGGTGCA TGCCTCGTCTCTTCACCGCCGAGATTGCAGCTTTCTACGAGAGTTATTATACTAACAAAGGAGTCAAGATCTTGAAGGGTACAATTGCTGTTGGTTTTGATGCTGACGCTAATGGTGAT GTCACCGCAGTTAAGCTAAAGGACGGCAGTGTGCTCGAAGCTGATATTGTTGTCGTCGGTGTTGGGGGCAGACCGTTGACTACTCTCTTCAAAGGCCAAGTTGCCGAGGAGAAAGGTGGAATCAAG ACCGATGCTTTTTTCGAAACAAGTGTCCCCGGAGTGTATGCCGTCGGCGACGTGGCCACCTTCCCGATGAAGATCTACAACGACGAGAGGAGAGTGGAGCATGTCGACCATTCCAGGAAGTCCGCGGAGCAGGCTGTGAAG GCAATCAAGGGGAAAGAGGCGGGTTCCGCCGTGGAGGAGTACGACTACCTGCCCTACTTCTACTCGCGGTCGTTCGACCTGTCATGGCAGTTCTACGGGGACAATGTCGGCGACGCCATCCTGTTCGGCGATGCCGACCCCGGCTCGGCCAAGCCCAAGTTCGGGTCGTACTGGGTTAAGGACGGCAAGTGCGTGGGCGCGTTCCTGGAGGGCGGGTCGCCGGacgagaacgccgccatcgccaagCTCGCGAGGGCCCAGCTGCCTGCCGCCAGCCCCGACGAGCTCAAGGCCGCCGGCCTCCAGTTCGCCAGCAAGATCTGA